GCGAGGCGGTCGGCTACCGGGGCGCGGGCACCGTCGAGTTCCTGGTGGACCCGGCGACGCAGGACTTCATGTTCCTGGAGATGAACACCCGGCTGCAGGTCGAGCACCCGGTCACCGAGCTGGTCACCGGCATCGACCTGGTCGAGCAGCAACTCCTGATCGCGGCCGGCGAGCCGGTCACGTTCACCTCGGTCGAGGCGCGCGGCCACGCCGTCGAGTTCCGGGTGTACGCCGAGGACCCGGACCGCTTCCTGCCCAGCCCCGGCGAGATCAAGATCTGGGAGGAGCCGGTCGGCGAGGGCATCCGCATCGACGCCGGCTACGCCGAGGGCAACACCGTCACCCCCTTCTACGACCCGCTGCTGGCCAAGCTGTGCGTGCACGGCGCGGACCGGCCGGCGGCGCTGCGGCGCGCCGGGCAGGCCGTCGGGGCCTTCCAGATCGAGGGCCTCAAGACCAACCTGCCGTTCTTCACCGAGGTGCTCGGCGACGAGGAGTTCGTCTCCGGGACGTACGACACCGGGCTGGTGGGCCGGATGCGCCGCTGACGGCCACCGGACCGGCCCGGATCGCCAATCATGACGAGTTAAAGGAGCACGGGGTGCCCGAGGTTCGCGCGGAGATGGTCGCTAACGTGTGGAAGGTCATCGTCGGGCAGGGCGACGACGTGACCGACGGGGACACGCTGGTCATCCTGGAGTCCATGAAGATGGAGATCCCGGTCCTGGCCGAGGACGACGGCGTGGTCTCGCAGCTCAAGGTGGCCGAGGGCGACGTCGTCCAGGAGGGCGACCTGATCGCCGTCATCGAGTAGAAGGGCCGGTCATGGAGACCTACTGCGACCGCTGCGGGCGTCCGTCCGGGGAGTCGGACGCCGGGCACGAGGGCTGCCGGGCCGCCCGCGAACTCGAGCCGCCGCGCTACTGCGCGAGCTGCGCCCGCCGCATGGTCGTCCAGGTCACGCCGCGCGGCTGGACGGCCCGCTGCGTCGAACACGGCACCCTCGCCTCCGCCTGACCCGACGGTCGGGCGCCGCATCCGAGCGCCCGCACCGCCTGCGACGGCGGTCGGCTCGTCCCCGACGGCCGCCGCATGCCGGCGCGGGGATCGATGCCCGCCGGGGCGGTCAGCTCTCGGCCATGGTGCGGCAGGAGGTCTCGTCGGGCAGCAGCGGGCGCCAGCGGACCGAGTACACCGTGCCGTCGCTGCGCCAGGCGGTCCCGGCGGGCGTGGACGTGCCGAGCTCGAGCGCGCGTCGCGTGTCGGCCCCTTGCAGGACGGTGCATCGGCCGCCGGCGGCCCGCTCGCCCCCGCCCAACGGGCGCAGCGGCCACGGCCTCGCCTTCCGGTCTCCGCCGACGACCTCGCCGGTCAGCACCGCGAGGCGTTCCGGGGCGTACGTTCGGGGCGGTGCCGCGAGGTCGCCGGCCGGCCAGGCTTCGGGGCTGAGCCGTTTCCAGAACCGGACGGCCGGATCGGCGGCGCCCTCGGGATGCTGAATCCGGGTCCGCGCCGACCCGTACCGGATGGCCAGCGTGAACGCGTCCGCGACGCGCGGGTCGGACACCGTCCGGTTCCGGTCGAGCCCGGCGGCGCGCGCCCCGTCGAGGAGCCGCCCCAGGGCGTCGGCGGTCAGCCGGTACTCCCGCAGCACCTCGACGCCGTCCTCTCGAACGGGCGCCAGCGCGCGTCCGTCGCCGTACAGGGAGAAGTCGGGCAGGCTGCCGGGGCCGCCGACGCCGGCGATCCCCCCGGTGAGCCGCCACCGCAGCAGCAGCGCGTCGGGCGCGGCCGTGACGGAAGGGGCCGTCGGGAGGGCGGTCGTCCGGGGCGCGGGGTCCTCGTTCGTCCCGCAGGCGGTGAGGGCCGTGACCGTCAGGAGGACCGCGAGTCCGCGCGGGAACATGGCCACGATCGTACGCCCCGCCCGTTCGGTACAAATCTCCCAGCCGGAACCCTGTGGGATTCGACGAACATTCGGCTCCCGGGCGCGCGCTAATGTGCCGATCGTGAGCGTTCTCATGGTGACCGGGACGTGTACCGGTGTCGGCAAGACGATCGTCACCGCCGCGCTGGCCACGGTGGCCCGGGCCCGGGGGGCGTCGGTGGCCGTGGTCAAGCCGGGGCAGACCGGGGTGGCGCCGGGGGAACCCGGCGATCTCGACGACGTGGCCCGGCTCGCCGGGGTCGACGACCTGCACGAGTACGCCCGCTACCCCGATCCGCTGTCGCCCGCCGCCGCCGCGCGGCGCGCCGGGATGGAGCCGCTGCGGCTCGCCGACGTCGTCGACCGGATCCGCGACCTGGCGGACACCCGCCGGCTGGTGCTGGTGGAGGGCGCGGGCGGCCTGCTCGTCCGGTACGACGCCGACGGCACCACGGTCGCCGACCTGGCCCGCTGGCTCAACGCGGCGGTGGTCGTGGTCGCCCGGGCGGACCTGGGGACGCTCAACCACACGGCGCTGACGCTGGAGGCGATGGCGCACCGGGGGGTGCAGCTCGCCGGCGTGGTGATCGGGGAGTGGCCCGAGCACCCGGACCTGGCGATGCGCAGCAACGTCACCGACCTGGAGACCATCGCCGCGCGCCCCTTGGCGGGGGCGCTCCCGGCGGGCGCCGGCGCGCTCGATCCCGCCGAGTTCCTGCTGGTCGCGCGGGCCGGGCTGTCCCCGGCGCTGGGCGGCGCGTTCGATCCTGCTACGTTCCGAAACACCTACGGCCTCGACTGAAGGAGACCTTCGTGACCGACATCCTCGAGGTGGCCCGCCGCCAGGTGCTGGACGAGGGCAGGGGACTGACCGCCGAGCAGGCCCTGCAGTGCCTCACGCTGCCCGACGAGCGGCTGGAGGAGCTGCTCGCCCTCGCCCACGAGGTCCGCATGCACTGGTGCGGCCCGGAGGTCGAGGTGGAGGGCATCGTCTCGCTGAAGACCGGCGGATGCCCGGAGGACTGCCACTTCTGCTCCCAGTCCGGCACGTTCGAGTCGCCGGTCCGTGCGGTGTGGCTCAACATCCCCGAGCTGGTCGAGGCGGCGAAGGAGACCGCCAAGACGGGCGCGACCGAGTTCTGCATCGTGGCGGCCGTCCGGGGCCCGGACGAGCGGCTGATGTCGCAGGTCCGCGACGGGATCAAGGCCATCAACGACGCCGTCGAGATCAACATCGCCTGCTCGCTCGGCATGCTCACCCAGGCCCAGGTGGACGAGCTGGTCGCGATGGGCGTCCACCGCTACAACCACAACCTGGAGACCGCCCGATCCCACTTCGGCAACGTGGTGACCACGCACTCGTTCGAGGAGCGCTGGGACACCTGCCTCATGGTGAAGGAGGCGGGCATGGAGCTGTGCTGCGGCGGCATCATCGGGATGGGCGAGACGGTCGAGCAGCGCGCCGAGTTCGCCGGCCAGCTCGCCGAGCTGGAGCCCGACGAGGTCCCCCTCAACTTCCTGACCCCCCGCCCCGGCACGCCCTTCGAGCGGTACGGCCTGGTCGAGGGCACCGAGGCCCTCAAGACCATCGGCACGTTCCGGCTGGCCCTGCCCCGCACCATCCTCCGCTACGCCGGCGGCCGCGAGCTCACCCTCGGCGACCTGGGCACCCGTTCCGGCATGCTCGGCGGCGTCAACGCCATCATCGTCGGCAACTACCTCACCACGCTGGGCCGCCCGGCGGAGAAGGACCTCGACCTCCTCACCGAGCTCCAGATGCCCATCAAGGCCCTCCAGCAGACCCTCTGACGCGCGACCGGCCCCGCTCTCCGCGGGGCCACCCCGCCTCACCTGCGCGGATGTGTCGAAACGATCGTGCAGGGGAAGGTCGACCCTCGTCATCACGCACGACCTGACGGGGGCAGCCATGCACGTCGATCTCACCGGGAAGACCGCGTTAGTGACCGGAGCGGCGCGCGGTCTGGGGGCCGCGCTCGCCGAACGCCTGTGCGCGAGCGGCGCCACGGTCTGGGCCGCCGACGTGCGGGAGGACGCCCTGCGGGCGCTCTGCGACCGCGCCGGGGGCGACGGACACGACGTCCGCCCCCTGACCCTCGACATCCGTGACCCCGAGCAGGTCACCGAGGCGATCACCGGCGTGTACGACACCGCGGGATCCATCGACGTGCTGGTCAACAACGCCGCCGTGGACGTCACCAAGCCCATCGAGCACCTCACCGCCCACGAGGCCGCACTGGTCATCGGCACCAACCTGGTCGGCTCCATCAACCTGTGCCTGGAGACCTACCGAAGGATGATCAAGCAGAAGAGCGGCCACATCGTCAACGTGCTCTCCACCGCCGCCAACCGTACGTGGACCGAGGCCGGCCCCTACTCCGCCAGCAAGGCCGGGCTCCGCGCCTTCACCCACACGCTGTTCCAGGAGGCCCAACGCGACTGCCCCGGCATCGGCGTCACCGGGATCATCGCCGGCGGCATGAGGACGCCCTTCATCCT
The DNA window shown above is from Thermomonospora umbrina and carries:
- the bioD gene encoding dethiobiotin synthase: MSVLMVTGTCTGVGKTIVTAALATVARARGASVAVVKPGQTGVAPGEPGDLDDVARLAGVDDLHEYARYPDPLSPAAAARRAGMEPLRLADVVDRIRDLADTRRLVLVEGAGGLLVRYDADGTTVADLARWLNAAVVVVARADLGTLNHTALTLEAMAHRGVQLAGVVIGEWPEHPDLAMRSNVTDLETIAARPLAGALPAGAGALDPAEFLLVARAGLSPALGGAFDPATFRNTYGLD
- the bioB gene encoding biotin synthase BioB, which encodes MTDILEVARRQVLDEGRGLTAEQALQCLTLPDERLEELLALAHEVRMHWCGPEVEVEGIVSLKTGGCPEDCHFCSQSGTFESPVRAVWLNIPELVEAAKETAKTGATEFCIVAAVRGPDERLMSQVRDGIKAINDAVEINIACSLGMLTQAQVDELVAMGVHRYNHNLETARSHFGNVVTTHSFEERWDTCLMVKEAGMELCCGGIIGMGETVEQRAEFAGQLAELEPDEVPLNFLTPRPGTPFERYGLVEGTEALKTIGTFRLALPRTILRYAGGRELTLGDLGTRSGMLGGVNAIIVGNYLTTLGRPAEKDLDLLTELQMPIKALQQTL
- a CDS encoding biotin/lipoyl-binding carrier protein, with product MPEVRAEMVANVWKVIVGQGDDVTDGDTLVILESMKMEIPVLAEDDGVVSQLKVAEGDVVQEGDLIAVIE
- a CDS encoding SDR family oxidoreductase, yielding MHVDLTGKTALVTGAARGLGAALAERLCASGATVWAADVREDALRALCDRAGGDGHDVRPLTLDIRDPEQVTEAITGVYDTAGSIDVLVNNAAVDVTKPIEHLTAHEAALVIGTNLVGSINLCLETYRRMIKQKSGHIVNVLSTAANRTWTEAGPYSASKAGLRAFTHTLFQEAQRDCPGIGVTGIIAGGMRTPFILERFPDVDTSGLQDPAIVADTVLYALSVPASSVVPELVIIPRTESSWP